The Arachis hypogaea cultivar Tifrunner chromosome 19, arahy.Tifrunner.gnm2.J5K5, whole genome shotgun sequence genome has a window encoding:
- the LOC112776846 gene encoding uncharacterized protein has product MAAPDTRVAEAKEVGEEAASPMAKTCVLKVSIHCEGCKKKVKKILQSIHGVDTIDVDLRQQKVVVTGNVDSDILIMKLINKTGKHAELWPQPSPPPPSDSNKKKKKKVKPAENKEDENDDVAETSGESSSKHQSEQNDKETVVKVVVQDAPTKNRVEDNNYNAAKKKNVNEGCATGKGGVQIQEPKHEVKQTVVLPAGNPPPPVTEKKVSVAVQVSDECEASGIEKSGGAKKKKKKSKGNNINNNENATGEAPVTSGSGSQPHGQGHCHGHGHGPEPVPPQVAGPANESPPRHRSYHQYPPHYYAPPPPNPPVYTVSYHTAYPSSSRYGSASYYAPPQPYSYAHVVHQHPPYPPPYTYESESYTPSYNNMPSQPSSDSFEFFSEENPNACSVM; this is encoded by the exons ATGGCGGCACCAGATACAAGAGTGGCAGAAGCTAAAGAAGTTGGAGAAGAGGCAGCATCTCCCATGGCTAAG ACTTGTGTGTTGAAAGTATCCATTCACTGCGAAGGCTGCAAAAAGAAGGTGAAGAAAATTCTACAGAGTATACACG GTGTTGACACCATAGACGTTGATTTGAGGCAACAAAAGGTGGTGGTAACGGGGAACGTAGACAGTGACATCTTGATTATGAAACTGATCAACAAGACAGGAAAACACGCCGAGTTATGGCCACAACCGTCACCGCCACCGCCATCAGATtccaacaagaagaagaaaaagaaggtcaAGCCAGCAGAAAACAAAGAGGACGAAAACGACGACGTCGCAGAAACCAGCGGAGAAAGCAGCAGCAAACACCAAAGCGAGCAAAACGACAAGGAAACCGTTGTTAAAGTCGTCGTTCAAGATGCGCCTACTAAGAACAGGGTCGAAGATAATAACTACAACGCTGCGAAGAAGAAGAACGTTAACGAAGGATGTGCAACCGGCAAAGGCGGTGTACAGATCCAGGAGCCAAAGCACGAGGTAAAGCAAACGGTGGTGTTACCAGCCGGTAACCCGCCACCACCGGTGACAGAGAAAAAGGTGAGCGTGGCGGTTCAAGTTTCCGACGAATGCGAAGCGTCAGGGATAGAGAAAAGTGGCGgtgctaaaaaaaagaaaaagaaaagcaaagggAATAATATCAACAACAACGAAAATGCCACTGGCGAAGCTCCTGTCACCAGCGGTTCCGGTAGCCAGCCACACGGTCAAGGCCATTGTCATGGTCATGGTCATGGTCCAGAACCTGTTCCTCCTCAGGTTGCAGGTCCAGCCAATGAGAGTCCACCACGTCATCGTTCGTACCATCAATATCCACCGCATTACTatgctcctcctcctcctaatCCTCCTGTTTATACGGTGAGTTATCACACAGCGTATCCGAGCTCCAGCAGATACGGTAGTGCATCGTATTATGCGCCTCCGCAACCGTATTCGTACGCACACGTTGTTCATCAGCATCCACCATATCCACCACCGTATACTTACGAATCGGAATCGTATACGCCCTCTTATAATAATATGCCTTCTCAGCCTTCTTCTGACTCATTCGAGTTCTTTAGCGAAGAGAATCCCAATGCGTGTTCGGTTATGTGA